The genomic window GTCGGTTCCCTCCGGGACCCAATCGACCGGCGGCTTCTTCAGATAGCTCGCGCCGGCGGCCATCAGGAGGAAGTAGCCGATGCCGAGTGCATAGAACGTGACCGGAATATTCACGGTCTCAATGATGTAGTTCGCGACCGGACCGGTCACGAGCGCGCCGGCGCCGAAACCCATCACCGCCATTCCGGTGGCCATCCCGCGGCGGTCGGGGAACCACTGGACGAGCGTCGAAATCGGCGTGATGTATCCCAGCCCGATGCCGATCCCGCTGATCACGCCGAACGTCAGGACGAACGCGGCGTAGCTCTCGAGTTGGACGCTCACGCCGGCGCCGATGATCCCGAGGCCGAACGTTCCGGCGGCGATCAGTCCCGAGGTCCGCGGTCCGTGGTTTTCGACGAATCCCCCGAGGAACGCCGCCGAGAGCGCGAGGAAGACGATCGCGACGGTAAAGGCCAGCGAGACGTCGGATATCGCCCACCCTAACTCGTCTCGAAGCGGGTTCTGATAGACACTGTACGCGTAAATCGATCCGATGGAGAGGTGGATCGCGACCGCCGAGAGCGCGATCAACCAGCGATTTCTGTTGGCTTCGGTTCGGACCATCACCGCTGAGTACCGGATTAGCGGGTAAATGCTCGTGGCGCGCGTTTGCACGGTGGGCCCGCCGAGCCGCCGTTAGCGCAGGATAACATCACTCATTTGACTTGTATTGGTGGATCGTCCGTCGCCGAACGAACCCGAAGTCGAGCGCGGTCGGTCACAGCGGGACTACGAGCCCGCCCCCGTCTCGTTCGTACGTCGTCTCGAACGGCGCGGACCGAGCGCGCATCGTCTCCCTGAGCCACGCCGCCGCCTCCTCGCTGGCGCGGGAGACGCCGTCGTCGATTCCGATCGGAACGAGCCGTATCTCTCGGAGGTCTCCGTCCTCGAGCGTCACTTCGAAGAGGTAGCTGCGGTCGTTCCGGAGGTCGCCTTTCACCCCGAAATCGTCGACGAAATCGCCGGTGTCGTGGAGCACGACGCCGTCGCCGTATCGCTCGATCCCCTGGACGACGTGGGCGCTGTGACCGTGAACGAGGTCGACGCCCCGGTCGACGAGCCAGTGATTGAACGCGACGAGCCGTTCGCTGGGCCGCTCGACCCAGTTCGGCCCCAGATGAACGGAGGCGACGAGGAGATCCGGATCGGTCGCCTTCGCGCGCTCGATCGCGTCGCCGACGACCCGCCGGGTTTCGGCGTCTGACGGATCCGGAGCGATGTGGGCGATTCCCGGCCCGTCGTCGGTCACGGCGTAGCCCACGTATCGGTCCGCGAACGAGACGACGGCGACGTCGACGTCGCCGACGGAAAACGTGGTCGGCGCGCGGGCCGCCGCCGGCGTCTCGCCGGCGCCCGCGACGGCGATTCCCGCCTCGGTGAGCGCGTCTATCGTGTCGGTCAGTGCAACCGATCCGAAATCCATCGCGTGATTGTTCGCCAGCGATGCGAACCGAACGTTCCCCGCGCTCAGCGCGGGGACCGCCCACTCCGGATCGCCGCGAAAGTGATACGTCCGTCCGGGGGCCGGTTCGCCGCGGGTCGACAGACAGCACTCGAGGTTACAACAGACGCCGTCGAGGGACTCGAGCCGGGGGTGGAGATCGCCCCAGATCGCCGCCGGGTCGACGTCGGACCGCCCGTACTGCCGGTTGAGCTCCCGCCCGACCATCGTATCGCCGGCGAAGCCGATCGTCGTTTCGGTGCGCCCGCTGCCGTCGCGATCGGCAGTGGAATCGCGGTCGTCGGTGACGGTCGGATCGGCTCTGGGGACGGCGCAGCCGGCGACTGCGACCGCTCCGGCGGCCGCGAGGAACGTTCGCCGGTATCGGCTCATTGGCTCGCTGGCGTCGGGTGTGCGAGTCGGTTGCGCCCCCGGATCGCAACTGTTCGGGTCCACTGTGATCGCCACATAGGCCAGTTGTCGAATGGCCCGATCAAAAGTTTGCTCTTATCCTGCCGATGACGACGAACGAATCCTTGCCGCGAAAACGGACCACTCGACCGGTCTGCCGTCGGCGACACTTGCGGGCCGTCGTTTTCGTCCCGATCAGCTCTTTTAGGGAAATGGCAGTTCTTGACCTCGAACGACAGCACAGTTCAGTACGCCCGGACTTCGCTGTCCGGACACGAGATGGGACTGGATAGCTCCTGCCTGTCGAATGCAGTTCACTGAGTACTCGGTATCGTCGCAGAGAAGTGGGTGCTGCAGGAGTATGAACCACGCCGAGACGGTCGCCTCGCGTTGCTCGGCGCTGCGTCTCGTCTCGTTCAAATCCTTCGCGGTTCAGTTTTCACTCCTCACGGAGTTGTTCGTCGTGAAAACATGGGCGCTGCAGGATTTGAACCCGCGACAGCTTGGTCCGAAGCCAAGTACTCTGTCCAGACTGAGCTAAGCGCCCTCACCACTGAATTTCCGGCGGCCCCGTATAAGTCACTCGATTTGCACCGGTTTCGACAGCCACCACCACACACACCTCGAGTCGATCGCCCTCGCCCCGAACTTCTCAGTCGATGAAAATTGGCTCAGGGGGTCTTTGTCGTAGACAGTCAACGATCACGTGTCCAATGACGGTAAACGAGACCCCCATTTCCGACGACGCCCAGGCCGCAGCGACGCCGCTCGAGCTGCTCACCGACGAGGAGGACGTCTGGACGGCCGTCCCCGCGGATGCCACCGGTGACGAGCGCGTGACCAAGTGGCTCTCGGTCGACGTCGACACGCTGTGCGATCTCGAGGAGTGGCAGTGACGGGCCGCGCCGGCCCCACAAGACGAATCCGCTCCGCGTCACGGACCGACGCTTACCCACGCTCTCGTCCTCGATTGCTGTAGTCGCCCGCCACAGTGGAGACCGGGGGACTCGAGACGATCTCCGACACCGTCGCACGGCGACGGCGGATCGCACGCTTTATCCACCAGTATTGAACAATCCAGCCTATGACAGCAGGCGAGACGGGCCGCGGTCTCCTCGAGTTGACGCGGCCGGTGAACGTGATCGCGGCGAGCGTCCTGCCGTTCATCGGCGCGTTCGTCGCGGGCGGGGTCGTCGACCGGCCGCTGCAGGTCGCGACGGCGGTCGCCGCCACGGCGCTGGCAGTCGGTGCCGGAAACGCGATCAACGACTACTTCGATCGGGAGATCGACCGGATCAACCAGCCCGACAGGCCGATTCCCCGCGGCGCGGTGAGCCCGCGGGGTGCGCTCGCGTTCAGTCTCGTCTGCTTCGCCGGGGCCGTCGCCCTCGCGGTGACGCTCCCCCCTGCGGCGCTGGCTATCGCGGGGATCAATCTCGTCGCGCTGGTTGCTTACACGGAGGTCTTCAAGGGGCTGCCCGGACTCGGAAACGCCCTGGTCGCCTACCTCGTCGGGAGCACGTTCCTCTTCGGGGCCGCCGCGGTGGGCGATATGGCGCCCGCGGTCATCCTCTTCCTGCTCTCGGCGATCACGACGCTGACTCGAGAGATCATCAAGGACGTCGAGGACGTCGAGGGCGACCGCGAAGAGGACCTGAACACGCTCCCGATCGCGATCGGCGAGCGCCGCGCGCTGTACGTCGCCGCGGGGCTGCTCGCGATCGGCGCCGCGGCGAGTCCGCTCCCGTACGTCCTCCTCGAGGACTTCGGCATCGCGTACCTGGTCGTGGTGGTTCCGGCCGTCGCGATCATGTGTTACGCGGCCTACGAGAGTTTCTCGGATCCGACGGCCGGACAGGGACATCTCAAGTACGGGATGTTCCTCGCGGCGCTGGCGTTTATCGTCGGACGGGTGGCAGCGATGCCGACCGCGCTGTGAGCGTTCTCGCGCTGTCGTTCACCCAGATCGGGATCAAAACCAATAGAGATTACTAGCGGTTGTGGCCGTACAATCAAAAGTAATATAAGCTGGATACCGCATTCTCATATCACACGCCGGAGTAGCCAGCGACCCCGCTACGGCTGTATGGATGTGAGCATTTGGCATGTATGACCTCGCAGACGCCCTCCCGGACGCCGAAATCGATCCCGGGACGAACCTGCTTATCGCGGGCCCGCCACTGACGGGAAAGCGCGAGATCGCCTTCGACATCCTCGCGAGCGGCGCCAACCGCGGCAACGGGTCGATCGTCGTCACGACCAAGGACAGCGCCGATAAGGTCCTCGAGACGTTCACCGACTCGCTCGATGCGGGCGTCGAGCCGGACATCGGGGTCGTCGACTGCGTGACGAAACAGCGCGGGATCGGCACCGTCGACGACGATCCGCGGATCAAGTACGCCTCCTCGCCGGTCGACATGACCGGGATCGGGATCAAGCTCTCCGAGTTCCTCCAGGAGTTCTACGAGGGCCACGGACTGACCGAGAACCGCGTGCTGTTGCACTCGGTGTCGACGCTGCTCATGTACTCCGACCTCCAGACCGTGTTCCGATTCCTCCACGTCTTCACGGGGCGCATCCAGAGCGCCGACGCCATGGGACTGTACGTCATCGACTCGACGGCCCACGACGACCAGACCATGAACACGCTCAAACAGCTGTTCGACGCCGTCATCGAACTCGAGGAGCCGACCGACGGCGAGGAGCCCGAGATTCGGACGGCCGGCCTCTCGAGTTGAACCGCGCGGTATTGGTTCGCTCGCGGCCGCTGGGTACCGCTTTTCGTTTTTCCGACTCATCGCCGTGAGCAGCGGGAGTCGTTGCTGCGACGGCATCGATCGCAGCCGCTCTGGCGACTGGGATTGCCAATCCAGATCACGCGGCGTCGGAACTCGAGTTGCTCCCCCGTGATAAGCGACCCCGAAACGTTTCAGCGCCGAGCGCGTATGTTCGCGTACCATGCCAGTCGACACCGCGGAGGAGATCGCGGAGATCCTCGAGTACGAGACGATCGCCGTCGTCGGCTGCTCGAGCACGCCGGGGAAGGCGGCCCACGACGTGCCGAAGTACCTGCTCGAGCGCGGCTACGACGTGATTCCGGTCAATCCCTACGCCGACGAGATCTTCGACCGGGAGGTCTACGACTCGCTGGACGACGTCGAGGAAGCGATCGACGTCGTCTGTATCTTCCGGCCGAGCGAGGAGGTGAGCGGGATCGTCGACGCGGCCCTCGAGCGCGACGACGTCGAGGTCGTCTGGACCCAGCAGGGGATCCGCGACGACGAGGCCGCGGCTCGTGCCGAGGACGATGGCCGACGTGTCGTTCAGGACCGGTGTATGAAGGTCGAACACCGGCGGACCACCGCCTGAGGCGAGTCCAGAGGGACGACGAGCGATCACGACCGCGGCGCGACCGCGCCGCTCGAGGCCGTCGAGCGCGTCCGACGGCGACGCGCTCAGCACGCTGTCATCGATCGTCGCGACGTGCGTGTCCGTGACGCGAGTCGTGTACTCAGTGACCTGACCGCTGTCGGTCGATCCGGGATCGACGTCAGCCCTCCCACTCCTCGAACGATCGGTAGATTCCCTTCGAGAGGTAGCGCTCGCTCGAGTCCGGAAACACCGTCACGACGGTCTCGTGGGGCGCGTCGATCTCGCCCGTCGAAATCTCCCGTGCCACCCGCTTCGCGGCGACGCTCGCCGCACCGGCGCTCGAGGCGACGAGGTGGCCCTCCTCGCGGGCCAGTCGCCGGAGTTCGTCGTGGGCGTCGCGGTCCGAGATCGCGTAGACGGCGTCGACGAGGTCGGGATCGAACAGTTCGTTGGTCTTGAGGTCGTGGGTGCCGATCCCCTCGATCTTGTACTCGTCCTCCGCGCGGTCGTCGCCCAGCGCCTCGCCGTAGATCGAGCCCTCGGGTTCGACGGCCGCGACGTAGGTCGAGTCGTCCCGCTCGAGGGCGTACTCCGCGATACCCATCAGCGTCCCTGCGGTGCCACAGCCGGCGACGACGGCCCCGACCTCGCCGTCCAGCGCATCGTAGATCTCGGGCGCGGTGGTCTCGGAGTGGGCCTCGACGTTGAGGGGATTCGAGAACTGCTGGGGGACGACGGCGTCGTCGAGTTCCGCGGCCAGTTCGTGGGCGCGCTCGATCGCCCCGCCCATCCCCGCGTCCGTCGGCGTGTTGATGATCTCGGCGCCCAGGGCGGCCATCAACTGCTGTTTCTCCACGCTGAAGCGCTCCGGGACGACGAAGATCGCCTCGAGACCCAGCTGTTCGGCGGCGATCGCGAACCCGATCCCCGTGTTTCCCGCGGTCGGCTCGATGATCGTTCCGCCCTCGGAGACGTCCCCGCGCTCGAGCATCGCTTCGAGCATGTACCGGCCGATTCGATCCTTGACGCTGGCCCCTGGGTTGAACGTCTCGAGTTTCGCGTACAGATCGACGTCCGCCGGCCCGTCCTGCAGGGCGACCAGCGGCGTCCGACCGATCGTCTCGAGCACCGAGTCGACCGGCTGCTCGTGGCTCGTCATCGACTCGAGAAAGGGCCGCCGTCGCCGTATGGCTTTCCCCGACGGTCCTGCCACGGCTCGTCACCTGCGGCAGTCCCCCTTCGGCCCCGCCGACGGGGAATAACCGCTCGGCCGACACAGGGAGAACTGAAGAGGAGTGGAGAGTTTCCTCTCTGTAAACTCGATCCGGGCCAGAAACCGGTCTCGAGCGGATTACTCGGCCGTCGCGTCGCTGGCTTCGGTGTCCGTCGATTCGCCGGTCGTCCCGTCCGCCGTGTCTTCGCTCGCGTCGCCCTCGAGTTCGGCCTCGTCGATGGCCGCGTCGGCGAGGATCTGCTCGCCGTCGATGCCCTGCTCTTCGGCGATGGCCAACAGGAGGGCGCGCTGTTCGGTCAGCTGGTGGTCCATCCGGTTGACCGTGTCGTGCGTCTCGTCCATCTCCTCTTCCAGCGAGATGATCCGCTTCTGGAGTTTCTGAACCTGCTTGTACATCGCCTCGGCTCGCTCCGAGAGGCTCTGAATCTTCTTTGCGGTGCTGCCAAGTCCCATAGCTACTAGAGGTGTCGGGGAACTAATGGGCCTTTTCCTCTGTCGTACGCGTCCGGAGCTACCGGTCGCGGATCATGGTTAATGATAGCATACACCATGAACCGACAGATTTTTTCCGAACCGCGCACAATCATCTACTGAACTCGAGGTGAACAGCGATGGTGCTCCGACCGACGCCAAGCACCTGGACGCAGAGCCTCGACATGCCGTCCCAGCTGTTCGGTGATCGAGGGGGCAACGACTACGAACTGTACGAGGAGGACGACGAGTTCGTCCTGACGATCGACATGCCGGGCTTCGAGACCGACGAGATCGGGCTCTCGTGGGACGACGGCGTCCTCAACGTCGCCGCCGAACACGTCGACGACGAGCGCGGCCGCAAGAAGACCTACCACCGGCGGTTCCGATTCCCCAAGACCATCGACGAGGACGCCATCAACGCCGAGTACACTAACGGCGTCCTCGAGGTCGAACTGCCGGTGGCCGACGCCGTCACCCGCGGGAAGGAGATCCCGCTCGAAGGGTGAGCGTCGGTCCCGCCTGCGGTCGCCGCTCGCGTTCGAATTCCGCCCCCGTCGGCGAACCGACTCCCGGCATCGGCCGGTGAACCGACCGCCGCCGACGCGTGTCCGTCTCGGATCGCGTCGGCCGGGTCGTCCGCCGGTCGCGATCCCGTCGTTTTCCGCGCGCGTCGGCGCCACGCCCGACGTTCGAGTTCGAACACAGGACCATGCGACTCCGCGTCCGACCGCTCAAACGGAAAGACGCAGGCAGTGGCCTCGCCGCGATCGATCGCGACGCGCTCGAGGAGCTCGGCGTCTCGAGCGGCGAGTTCGTCGCGATCGAGGGTCGCGACGGTCGGGTGATCGCCCGCGTCTGGCCCGGCCGTTCCGAAGACCGAGGTCGGGGTATCGTCCGCATCGACGGCCAGCTCCGGCAGGCCGCCGGTGTTCGAATCGACGACCGCGTGACCGTCGAACCCGCCGAGGTCGAGCCCGCGGAGCGCGTCACGATCGCGCTCCCCGAGAACGTCCGCATTCAGGGCGATCTCGGCTCCTATCTCGGCGACAAACTCTCGGAGCGAGCCGTCAGCGCCGGCGATCAGTACTCGCTCTCGCTGGGCTTCGGCCTGCTGTCGAGTCGCTCGGGTCGACGGCTCCCGGTGACCGTCGTCGACACCGAACCCGACGGGCCGGTCGTCGTCGACGCGAGCACCGACATCGAGGTCGCCGAGCGCGAGCCCGATCGGCTCTCCGTCGAGGCCGAGGGACCGCTCGAGGAGGGCGGTGCCGCCGGTCCCGGTGCCGCCGACGCCGAGTCCCCGAACGTTACCTACGAAGACGTCGGCGGGCTCGACGACGAACTCGAGCGGGTCCGCGAGATGATCGAGCTGCCGATGCGCCACCCCGAGCTCTTCCGCGCGCTCGGCATCGAGCCGCCGAAGGGCGTCCTCCTGCACGGCCCGCCGGGCACCGGGAAGACGCTGATCGCCCGCGCGGTGGCCAACGAGGTCGACGCCCACTTCCTGACGATCTCCGGCCCGGAGATCATGTCGAAGTACTACGGCGAGAGCGAGGAACAGCTCCGCGAGGTGTTCGAGGAGGCCGCCGAGAACGAGCCGGCGATCGTCTTCATCGACGAACTCGACTCCATCGCGCCCAAGCGCGAGGAGGTCCAGGGCGACACCGAGCGCCGCGTCGTCGCCCAGCTCCTCTCGCTGATGGACGGGCTCGAGCAGCGCGGCGAGATCACCGTTATCGGCACCACGAACCGCGTCGACGACATCGATCCCGCGCTGCGCCGTCCGGGCCGGTTCGACCGCGAGATCGAGATCGGCGTCCCCGACGCCGCGGGCCGCGAGGAGATCCTCCAGATTCACACCCGCGGCATGCCGTTGGCCGACGACGTCGACCTCGAGCGCTACGCCGAGAACACCCACGGCTTCGTCGGGGCCGACCTCGAGAACCTCGCCAAGGAGGCCGCGATGACGGCCATGCGCCGCGTCCGGCCCGAACTCGACCTCGAGGAGGCGGAGATCCCCGCGACCGTCTTAGACGAGATCGAGGTCACCACCGAGGACTTCAAGTCCGCGCTGCGGGGGATCGAGCCCTCCGCGATGCGCGAGGTCTTCGTCGAGGTCCCCGACGTCACCTGGGACGACGTCGGCGGCCTCGAGGACGCGAAGGAACGACTCCGCGAGAGCGTCCAGTGGCCGATGGAACACGCCGACGCCTACGAGCGGGTGGGCCTCGAACCCGCGAAGGGCGTCCTGCTGCACGGCCCGCCGGGAACCGGCAAGACGCTGCTCGCGAAGGCCGTCGCCAACGAGTCACAGTCGAACTTCATCTCGGTCAAGGGGCCCGAACTGTTCGACAAGTACGTCGGGGAGAGCGAGAAGGGCGTCCGCGAGATCTTCAGCAAGGCCCGCGAGAACGCGCCGACGATCGTCTTCTTCGACGAGATCGACGCCATCGCGAGCGAGCGGGGCAGCGGCGTCGGCGACTCCAACGTCGGCGAGCGGGTCGTCTCCCAGCTGCTGACCGAGCTCGACGGCCTCGAGGAGCTCGAGGACGTCGTCGTGATCGCGGCCTCGAACCGCCCCGAACTGATCGACGACGCGCTGCTCCGTCCGGGTCGACTCGACCGCCACGTCGCGGTCGGCGAACCGGACGAGGACGCCCGTCGGGAGATCTTCGCGATCCACACCGACGGGCGGCCGCTGGCCGACGACGTCGACCTCGACGACCTCGCGGCCGAGACCGAGGGCTACACCGGCGCGGACATCGAGGCCGTCTGCCGCGAGGCCGCGACGATCGCGGTCCGCGAACACGTCCGGGCCGAAGCCGAGGGCGAGGACCGCGACGTCGAAGCCATGGAGTTGACGGCCGAGCACTTCGAGCGGGCGCTCGAGGAGATCTCGCCCGACGGCACTGACGAGTTCGAGAGCGGCCCCAGCGCGGGCGAGTTCGACGAGGTCCTCGAGGGCAGCGAGAGCGAGGCCTGAGCGTCTCGCGACTCGAGGACACGGCGGACCGCCCCGGTCCCGTCGGCCCCAGTCGGCGATCGCTCCGGTCGGAATCGCCCGGTCCCGTCCTCGGATCGGAACCGTTCCGGCCCGATAGCGCGGTCAGCCGAGACGGAGCAAAGCGGTACGCCTCCGCGCGGACCCCCACGTTCGTCCCGCTTCCGACCGAGGCAGATCTGGCGGTCGCCGAACCGAGCGACGACGCCCTCGAAGAACTCACGGACCAGG from Haloterrigena sp. KLK7 includes these protein-coding regions:
- a CDS encoding DUF5798 family protein; this translates as MGLGSTAKKIQSLSERAEAMYKQVQKLQKRIISLEEEMDETHDTVNRMDHQLTEQRALLLAIAEEQGIDGEQILADAAIDEAELEGDASEDTADGTTGESTDTEASDATAE
- a CDS encoding CapA family protein, yielding MSRYRRTFLAAAGAVAVAGCAVPRADPTVTDDRDSTADRDGSGRTETTIGFAGDTMVGRELNRQYGRSDVDPAAIWGDLHPRLESLDGVCCNLECCLSTRGEPAPGRTYHFRGDPEWAVPALSAGNVRFASLANNHAMDFGSVALTDTIDALTEAGIAVAGAGETPAAARAPTTFSVGDVDVAVVSFADRYVGYAVTDDGPGIAHIAPDPSDAETRRVVGDAIERAKATDPDLLVASVHLGPNWVERPSERLVAFNHWLVDRGVDLVHGHSAHVVQGIERYGDGVVLHDTGDFVDDFGVKGDLRNDRSYLFEVTLEDGDLREIRLVPIGIDDGVSRASEEAAAWLRETMRARSAPFETTYERDGGGLVVPL
- a CDS encoding PLP-dependent cysteine synthase family protein; the protein is MTSHEQPVDSVLETIGRTPLVALQDGPADVDLYAKLETFNPGASVKDRIGRYMLEAMLERGDVSEGGTIIEPTAGNTGIGFAIAAEQLGLEAIFVVPERFSVEKQQLMAALGAEIINTPTDAGMGGAIERAHELAAELDDAVVPQQFSNPLNVEAHSETTAPEIYDALDGEVGAVVAGCGTAGTLMGIAEYALERDDSTYVAAVEPEGSIYGEALGDDRAEDEYKIEGIGTHDLKTNELFDPDLVDAVYAISDRDAHDELRRLAREEGHLVASSAGAASVAAKRVAREISTGEIDAPHETVVTVFPDSSERYLSKGIYRSFEEWEG
- a CDS encoding CoA-binding protein translates to MPVDTAEEIAEILEYETIAVVGCSSTPGKAAHDVPKYLLERGYDVIPVNPYADEIFDREVYDSLDDVEEAIDVVCIFRPSEEVSGIVDAALERDDVEVVWTQQGIRDDEAAARAEDDGRRVVQDRCMKVEHRRTTA
- a CDS encoding Hsp20/alpha crystallin family protein; translated protein: MVLRPTPSTWTQSLDMPSQLFGDRGGNDYELYEEDDEFVLTIDMPGFETDEIGLSWDDGVLNVAAEHVDDERGRKKTYHRRFRFPKTIDEDAINAEYTNGVLEVELPVADAVTRGKEIPLEG
- a CDS encoding recombinase RecA; protein product: MYDLADALPDAEIDPGTNLLIAGPPLTGKREIAFDILASGANRGNGSIVVTTKDSADKVLETFTDSLDAGVEPDIGVVDCVTKQRGIGTVDDDPRIKYASSPVDMTGIGIKLSEFLQEFYEGHGLTENRVLLHSVSTLLMYSDLQTVFRFLHVFTGRIQSADAMGLYVIDSTAHDDQTMNTLKQLFDAVIELEEPTDGEEPEIRTAGLSS
- a CDS encoding geranylgeranylglycerol-phosphate geranylgeranyltransferase is translated as MTAGETGRGLLELTRPVNVIAASVLPFIGAFVAGGVVDRPLQVATAVAATALAVGAGNAINDYFDREIDRINQPDRPIPRGAVSPRGALAFSLVCFAGAVALAVTLPPAALAIAGINLVALVAYTEVFKGLPGLGNALVAYLVGSTFLFGAAAVGDMAPAVILFLLSAITTLTREIIKDVEDVEGDREEDLNTLPIAIGERRALYVAAGLLAIGAAASPLPYVLLEDFGIAYLVVVVPAVAIMCYAAYESFSDPTAGQGHLKYGMFLAALAFIVGRVAAMPTAL
- a CDS encoding CDC48 family AAA ATPase, whose protein sequence is MRLRVRPLKRKDAGSGLAAIDRDALEELGVSSGEFVAIEGRDGRVIARVWPGRSEDRGRGIVRIDGQLRQAAGVRIDDRVTVEPAEVEPAERVTIALPENVRIQGDLGSYLGDKLSERAVSAGDQYSLSLGFGLLSSRSGRRLPVTVVDTEPDGPVVVDASTDIEVAEREPDRLSVEAEGPLEEGGAAGPGAADAESPNVTYEDVGGLDDELERVREMIELPMRHPELFRALGIEPPKGVLLHGPPGTGKTLIARAVANEVDAHFLTISGPEIMSKYYGESEEQLREVFEEAAENEPAIVFIDELDSIAPKREEVQGDTERRVVAQLLSLMDGLEQRGEITVIGTTNRVDDIDPALRRPGRFDREIEIGVPDAAGREEILQIHTRGMPLADDVDLERYAENTHGFVGADLENLAKEAAMTAMRRVRPELDLEEAEIPATVLDEIEVTTEDFKSALRGIEPSAMREVFVEVPDVTWDDVGGLEDAKERLRESVQWPMEHADAYERVGLEPAKGVLLHGPPGTGKTLLAKAVANESQSNFISVKGPELFDKYVGESEKGVREIFSKARENAPTIVFFDEIDAIASERGSGVGDSNVGERVVSQLLTELDGLEELEDVVVIAASNRPELIDDALLRPGRLDRHVAVGEPDEDARREIFAIHTDGRPLADDVDLDDLAAETEGYTGADIEAVCREAATIAVREHVRAEAEGEDRDVEAMELTAEHFERALEEISPDGTDEFESGPSAGEFDEVLEGSESEA